In Marinomonas posidonica IVIA-Po-181, a single window of DNA contains:
- the mlaE gene encoding lipid asymmetry maintenance ABC transporter permease subunit MlaE encodes MNMLMGLGAWFLNWLEAVGRAGIFLAQSVLRIPVRFKESVRLLVNQLYAVGVLSLVIVVVSGAFIGMVLALQGYSILSKFGSEEAVGQLLALSLLRELAPVVTALLFAGRAGSSLTAEIGLMKATEQLSSYEMMGVDPLRRIIAPRFIAGVICLPLLSIIFSATGIIGGLVVSVGWLGVHDGAFWSLMQQSVYFDTDIMNGFIKALCFSVVVTWIAVYQGYECVPTSEGIGKATTRTVVLGSLAILALDFVLTAAMFGDF; translated from the coding sequence ATGAATATGTTAATGGGCTTGGGGGCTTGGTTTTTAAACTGGCTTGAAGCGGTTGGTCGTGCTGGAATATTTCTAGCTCAGAGTGTTTTGCGCATACCAGTACGTTTTAAAGAATCGGTTCGACTTTTAGTCAACCAGCTGTATGCGGTTGGTGTGTTGTCCTTGGTGATCGTAGTCGTGTCGGGTGCCTTTATTGGTATGGTCTTGGCGTTGCAAGGTTATAGTATTTTATCAAAGTTTGGTTCTGAAGAAGCGGTGGGGCAGTTGCTAGCCTTGTCCTTGTTACGAGAGTTGGCACCTGTGGTTACCGCTTTATTATTTGCTGGTCGAGCTGGTTCCTCTTTGACGGCCGAAATTGGTTTGATGAAAGCCACGGAGCAGTTATCCAGTTATGAGATGATGGGGGTGGATCCGTTAAGGCGAATCATTGCGCCACGTTTCATTGCTGGGGTGATATGTCTGCCTTTGCTAAGTATCATTTTTTCGGCCACAGGTATCATTGGTGGGTTGGTTGTGTCTGTTGGGTGGCTCGGCGTTCATGATGGCGCGTTTTGGTCTTTGATGCAGCAATCTGTGTATTTTGATACAGATATTATGAATGGTTTTATAAAGGCGTTGTGCTTTTCCGTTGTAGTGACTTGGATCGCTGTCTATCAAGGTTATGAGTGTGTGCCAACTTCAGAAGGGATAGGCAAAGCTACCACACGTACTGTGGTGTTGGGGTCATTGGCCATTTTGGCATTGGATTTTGTTTTAACGGCAGCCATGTTTGGGGATTTTTAG
- a CDS encoding ABC transporter ATP-binding protein: MVDAYIEVHDLSFYRGDRAIYENVSLTIPKGKVTAVMGPSGTGKTTLLRLIAAQLFPDLGRILVAGQDVHSLSRKDLYKIRKKMGMLFQSGALFSDMSVAENIAFPLEEHTQLGRTEIDAIVLEKLHSVGLRGAANLMPSELSGGMARRVALARAIALDPDLVMYDEPFTGQDPISKGVLVKLIRQLNDAANITSVLVSHDVEESLSIADHVCILAGGHLIAEGPPEQIQASTDPQVMQFLRGEPDGPVPFHYPETSESQGVSQ; the protein is encoded by the coding sequence GTGGTTGATGCTTACATAGAAGTTCATGATCTTAGTTTTTATAGGGGAGACAGAGCCATTTATGAAAATGTCTCTTTGACTATCCCGAAAGGCAAGGTAACAGCCGTAATGGGCCCAAGTGGTACAGGTAAGACGACACTGTTAAGGTTGATTGCCGCTCAGTTGTTTCCCGATCTGGGGCGTATTCTGGTGGCTGGGCAGGATGTACACAGTTTATCGAGAAAAGACTTGTACAAAATTCGCAAGAAAATGGGAATGCTGTTTCAAAGTGGCGCTTTGTTTAGTGATATGTCGGTGGCTGAGAATATTGCTTTTCCATTAGAAGAGCATACTCAGCTGGGCCGAACAGAAATTGATGCAATTGTGCTTGAAAAACTGCACAGTGTTGGGTTACGTGGCGCGGCAAATTTGATGCCTTCGGAGCTCTCTGGTGGTATGGCTCGAAGAGTGGCGCTTGCAAGAGCGATTGCTTTGGACCCTGATTTGGTAATGTATGATGAACCTTTTACAGGGCAAGATCCTATTTCCAAAGGCGTGCTAGTGAAATTGATACGTCAATTGAATGATGCGGCTAACATTACCTCTGTTTTGGTGTCACATGATGTAGAAGAATCCTTATCCATTGCAGATCACGTGTGTATCCTGGCAGGGGGGCACTTAATTGCAGAAGGTCCACCAGAGCAAATTCAAGCCTCCACCGATCCGCAGGTTATGCAATTTCTTCGAGGAGAACCTGATGGTCCCGTGCCCTTCCACTACCCAGAAACGTCAGAAAGCCAAGGAGTATCCCAATGA